The following coding sequences lie in one Rutidosis leptorrhynchoides isolate AG116_Rl617_1_P2 chromosome 6, CSIRO_AGI_Rlap_v1, whole genome shotgun sequence genomic window:
- the LOC139851787 gene encoding uncharacterized protein isoform X2, giving the protein MRTYQTARGSGMKLEYQVMDAGSKLINVSSSSSSTPDILNVLLEIEKVLISVQQSSEAMIKALNPINQALIANGLMRHPDMNVNISVVCCICEIIRIMAPDAPYDHQHMKEFFEALVTSFEKQSLTCGGYYGKMTRALGIFSKSRLPVMMLDLQLEELVCRLFKQFLIFANFNNTSTVLKMEKIMTMIIEESGEALALEALIITTLEKIASPICLQLGEKVLKNCAAKLSPHLQNMEQDEAKETIPCTSDTSKLMNDKIDTVKLKSLEENNNMEQTLSDCQDLTRDKVIHSDDEKNDVSLTSNCVKEVNGKPKRNDQQSCRATKKMRTKQTKGSGIKLVMDAGNKLINVSSSTPDILNVLSEVEKVLSRVQQSSKAMIKALHPIIQALIAEPLLRHPDMNVNISVVCCICEIIRFMAPDAPPYDHQHMKEFFEALVTSIEKQSSTCGGYYGRMTRVLLIFSKSRLPVMMLDLQLEELVGRLFKQFLTFDDFNDSYTVLKMEKIMTMIIEESEKALELEALIITTLEKVNKIASPSCWRLGKKVLKKCAAKLRPHLPDMAQDVSIAFEAKETIPCTSDTSKLMNDKIDTVKLESPEENVNVEPTLSNCQDLTRDTVIHSDDEKNGVAFSNCVTGVNGKRKRNDQQQKVPKKVLYSMAIVHGYKIKKSNAPILEAIFKKHGDIASNCVVKASCVRESVLDIVCEVVKRIQTNDFATIISDMEDIEMQMLDAEAINMNVVWLRTHLEAFHKKNASQRQSTLLVEMKANTRLVKRAAKMDLEETRIELATAQEKFKKAERCVEVLDLVETKLNDKFLESEGEKDLWLKDSVL; this is encoded by the exons ATGCGAACTTATCAGACAGCAAGGGGTTCAGGGATGAAGCTAGAATATCAGGTGATGGACGCCGGGAGTAAGCTGATtaatgtttcttcttcttcttcttcaactccTGACATTCTCAACgttcttttg GAAATAGAGAAAGTTCTAATTAGTGTGCAACAATCATCCGAAGCGATGATTAAAGCACTGAATCCAATCAATCAGGCATTGATTGCTAATGGACTGATGAGACATCCTGACATGAATgtgaatatttcagtcgtatgttgcATCTGCGAGATTATAAGAATTATGGCCCCTGATGCACCGTACGACCATCAACATATGAAG GAGTTTTTTGAAGCTCTAGTGACGTCCTTTGAGAAACAATCTTTAACATGTGGTGGATACTACGGAAAAATGACAAGAGCTCTTGGAATATTTAGCAAATCGAGATTGCCGGTAATGATGTTGGACTTACAATTGGAGGAACTAGTATGTCGTCTTTTTAAGCAATTTTTAATATTTGCCAA CTTCAATAACACGTCTACCGTACTCAAAATGGAGAAAATAATGACCATGATCATAGAGGAAAGTGGGGAAGCGCTTGCTCTTGAAGCTCTAATTATTACCACTCTGGAAAAG ATTGCTTCACCTATTTGTTTGCAATTAGGGGAGAAAGTTCTCAAGAACTGTGCTGCTAAACTTAGTCCACATCTTCAAAATATGGAACAAGAT GAGGCGAAAGAAACTATTCCTTGTACAAGTGATACAAGTAAGTTGATGAACGATAAAATTGATACAGTTAAACTGAAGTCTCTAGAGGAGAACAATAATATGGAGCAGACACTAAGCGATTGTCAAGATTTAACAAGAGATAAAGTTATTCACTCGGATGATGAAAAGAATGATGTTTCACTCACCTCAAATTGTGTAAAAGAAGTGAATGGAAAACCCAAGAGAAATGACCAACAG AGTTGTCGTGCAACAAAAAAAATGCGGACTAAGCAGACTAAGGGTTCAGGGATCAAGCTGGTGATGGACGCCGGGAATAAGCTGATTAATGTTTCTTCTTCAACTCCTGACATTCTCAACGTTCTTtcg GAAGTAGAGAAAGTTCTAAGTAGGGTGCAACAATCATCCAAAGCGATGATTAAAGCACTGCATCCAATCATTCAGGCATTGATTGCTGAACCACTGCTGAGACATCCTGACATGAATGtcaatatttcagtcgtatgttgcATCTGCGAGATTATAAGATTTATGGCCCCTGATGCCCCCCCGTACGACCATCAACATATGAAG GAGTTTTTTGAAGCGCTAGTGACGTCCATTGAGAAACAATCTTCAACATGTGGTGGATACTACGGTCGAATGACTAGAGTTCTTTTAATATTTAGCAAATCGAGATTGCCGGTAATGATGTTGGACTTACAATTGGAGGAACTAGTAGGTCGTCTTTTCAAGCAATTTTTAACTTTTGACGA CTTCAATGACTCGTATACTGTACTGAAAATGGAGAAAATAATGACAATGATCATCGAGGAAAGTGAGAAAGCGCTTGAACTTGAAGCTCTAATTATTACCACTCTGGAAAAGGTTAATAAG ATTGCTTCACCTAGTTGTTGGCGATTAGGGAAGAAAGTTCTCAAGAAATGTGCTGCTAAACTTAGACCACATCTCCCGGATATGGCACAAGACGTGAGCattgctttt GAGGCGAAAGAAACTATTCCTTGTACAAGTGATACAAGTAAGTTGATGAACGATAAAATTGATACAGTTAAACTAGAGTCTCCAGAGGAGAACGTTAATGTGGAGCCCACACTAAGCAATTGTCAAGATTTAACAAGAGATACAGTTATTCACTCGGATGATGAAAAGAATGGTGTTGCATTCTCAAATTGTGTAACAGGAGTGAATGGTAAACGCAAGAGAAATGACCAACAG CAAAAAGTGCCCAAAAAGGTTTTATACAGCATGGCAATTGTCCATGGCTACAAAATCAAGAAAAGTAATGCACCAATTCTTGAAGCTATTTTCAAGAAACACGGTGACATCGCATCTAATTGTGTAGTCAAAGCCTCTTGTGTGAGAGAATCGGTCCTTGATATTGTTTGTGAAGTCGTCAAACGAATCCAAACCAATGATTTTGCAACAATCATTTCTGATATGGAAGATATAGAGATGCAAATGTTAGATGCAGAGGCAATTAACATGAATGTTGTCTGGCTTCGAACTCACCTTGAAGCGTTTCACAAAAAGAACGCCTCACAGAGACAGTCAACTTTACTTGTAGAAATGAAGGCAAACACTCGTTTGGTTAAGAGAGCTGCAAAAATGGATCTTGAAGAGACACGTATAGAGCTTGCGACTGCACAAGAAAAATTTAAAAAGGCTGAAAGGTGTGTGGAAGTACTTGATC
- the LOC139851787 gene encoding uncharacterized protein isoform X6, with protein sequence MTRALGIFSKSRLPVMMLDLQLEELVCRLFKQFLIFANFNNTSTVLKMEKIMTMIIEESGEALALEALIITTLEKVNKIASPICLQLGEKVLKNCAAKLSPHLQNMEQDEAKETIPCTSDTSKLMNDKIDTVKLKSLEENNNMEQTLSDCQDLTRDKVIHSDDEKNDVSLTSNCVKEVNGKPKRNDQQSCRATKKMRTKQTKGSGIKLVMDAGNKLINVSSSTPDILNVLSEVEKVLSRVQQSSKAMIKALHPIIQALIAEPLLRHPDMNVNISVVCCICEIIRFMAPDAPPYDHQHMKEFFEALVTSIEKQSSTCGGYYGRMTRVLLIFSKSRLPVMMLDLQLEELVGRLFKQFLTFDDFNDSYTVLKMEKIMTMIIEESEKALELEALIITTLEKVNKIASPSCWRLGKKVLKKCAAKLRPHLPDMAQDVSIAFEAKETIPCTSDTSKLMNDKIDTVKLESPEENVNVEPTLSNCQDLTRDTVIHSDDEKNGVAFSNCVTGVNGKRKRNDQQQKVPKKVLYSMAIVHGYKIKKSNAPILEAIFKKHGDIASNCVVKASCVRESVLDIVCEVVKRIQTNDFATIISDMEDIEMQMLDAEAINMNVVWLRTHLEAFHKKNASQRQSTLLVEMKANTRLVKRAAKMDLEETRIELATAQEKFKKAERCVEVLDLVETKLNDKFLESEGEKDLWLKDSVL encoded by the exons ATGACAAGAGCTCTTGGAATATTTAGCAAATCGAGATTGCCGGTAATGATGTTGGACTTACAATTGGAGGAACTAGTATGTCGTCTTTTTAAGCAATTTTTAATATTTGCCAA CTTCAATAACACGTCTACCGTACTCAAAATGGAGAAAATAATGACCATGATCATAGAGGAAAGTGGGGAAGCGCTTGCTCTTGAAGCTCTAATTATTACCACTCTGGAAAAGGTTAATAAG ATTGCTTCACCTATTTGTTTGCAATTAGGGGAGAAAGTTCTCAAGAACTGTGCTGCTAAACTTAGTCCACATCTTCAAAATATGGAACAAGAT GAGGCGAAAGAAACTATTCCTTGTACAAGTGATACAAGTAAGTTGATGAACGATAAAATTGATACAGTTAAACTGAAGTCTCTAGAGGAGAACAATAATATGGAGCAGACACTAAGCGATTGTCAAGATTTAACAAGAGATAAAGTTATTCACTCGGATGATGAAAAGAATGATGTTTCACTCACCTCAAATTGTGTAAAAGAAGTGAATGGAAAACCCAAGAGAAATGACCAACAG AGTTGTCGTGCAACAAAAAAAATGCGGACTAAGCAGACTAAGGGTTCAGGGATCAAGCTGGTGATGGACGCCGGGAATAAGCTGATTAATGTTTCTTCTTCAACTCCTGACATTCTCAACGTTCTTtcg GAAGTAGAGAAAGTTCTAAGTAGGGTGCAACAATCATCCAAAGCGATGATTAAAGCACTGCATCCAATCATTCAGGCATTGATTGCTGAACCACTGCTGAGACATCCTGACATGAATGtcaatatttcagtcgtatgttgcATCTGCGAGATTATAAGATTTATGGCCCCTGATGCCCCCCCGTACGACCATCAACATATGAAG GAGTTTTTTGAAGCGCTAGTGACGTCCATTGAGAAACAATCTTCAACATGTGGTGGATACTACGGTCGAATGACTAGAGTTCTTTTAATATTTAGCAAATCGAGATTGCCGGTAATGATGTTGGACTTACAATTGGAGGAACTAGTAGGTCGTCTTTTCAAGCAATTTTTAACTTTTGACGA CTTCAATGACTCGTATACTGTACTGAAAATGGAGAAAATAATGACAATGATCATCGAGGAAAGTGAGAAAGCGCTTGAACTTGAAGCTCTAATTATTACCACTCTGGAAAAGGTTAATAAG ATTGCTTCACCTAGTTGTTGGCGATTAGGGAAGAAAGTTCTCAAGAAATGTGCTGCTAAACTTAGACCACATCTCCCGGATATGGCACAAGACGTGAGCattgctttt GAGGCGAAAGAAACTATTCCTTGTACAAGTGATACAAGTAAGTTGATGAACGATAAAATTGATACAGTTAAACTAGAGTCTCCAGAGGAGAACGTTAATGTGGAGCCCACACTAAGCAATTGTCAAGATTTAACAAGAGATACAGTTATTCACTCGGATGATGAAAAGAATGGTGTTGCATTCTCAAATTGTGTAACAGGAGTGAATGGTAAACGCAAGAGAAATGACCAACAG CAAAAAGTGCCCAAAAAGGTTTTATACAGCATGGCAATTGTCCATGGCTACAAAATCAAGAAAAGTAATGCACCAATTCTTGAAGCTATTTTCAAGAAACACGGTGACATCGCATCTAATTGTGTAGTCAAAGCCTCTTGTGTGAGAGAATCGGTCCTTGATATTGTTTGTGAAGTCGTCAAACGAATCCAAACCAATGATTTTGCAACAATCATTTCTGATATGGAAGATATAGAGATGCAAATGTTAGATGCAGAGGCAATTAACATGAATGTTGTCTGGCTTCGAACTCACCTTGAAGCGTTTCACAAAAAGAACGCCTCACAGAGACAGTCAACTTTACTTGTAGAAATGAAGGCAAACACTCGTTTGGTTAAGAGAGCTGCAAAAATGGATCTTGAAGAGACACGTATAGAGCTTGCGACTGCACAAGAAAAATTTAAAAAGGCTGAAAGGTGTGTGGAAGTACTTGATC